TTGGGCAAAAGGTTCATCTTGATCCCGTTCTTCGTCAAAGTTGCCTTCTTGGCCATGTTATGTGGCAACTTGACCTTGTAGACGGCGGGCACCTTACTGCTCTTAGCGTGAGTGGTGGTTAAAATCTCTTGACGTGCCGCCTGCCGGATAGCCGCCAATCGGTGAGTGTTGCGGTTCGTTAACTGGCCAAACGTGACCACCTTGTTCGTGGCCGTCTTCGCGTGACCCACCGTGGTCCCCATTCCCGTTAACCCGGCAATGGCCGCCACCGCAGCTAATCCTGTGACCCAACGTGTTGAATATCGCATCGCGATCCCCTCCTCAAAATCCTGAGTATCCCCGTTTCTTAATCTCAGTTTAGCAGGTTTTTCTCAAAACGGGGTGGTTAACGCTATTTGAATTTTGGGGGCTTCCCTGACGTGCGTAATGCCCAGCACAATTCAGGGAACTTAACCTTGTTCCCCCTGACGATTCAGGGTAACTATTAGGCAGGGTATGACAACTAGGGCCACGGTTATCGCCCATCTTCCCAGTGCCGAAACGTGTTCCTACCGGGCAACTGGCTCCGCTTAACCCCACTAGAGAGATTAGCCAACCCCAGGCTAATCCCTCCAGTGCCGAAACGTGCCCCTATCGGGCAGTTCACTCCGCTTAACCCCGTGAGGGAAAAAATCCAAGCCCGGGATTTTATCCCTCACGACGTTAATGCTCATGAACTAACCGCCCTGCGGGACCACTCTATCAAAAAAGCAACCGAACTTGTCGGTTGCTAGTTGTCTGCATCATCGGGTGCGTTTTCTGCCTGGTGATTTTCTCTTAAAACGTCGTTCGTGCAATCTTCCAAATCCGCTAGCACGTCCGCATTATCTTGTTGCTGTGCCGCTAAATTCTCCGCGACCGCCCACCGTGCTAACGTGTCCGTAATTGGGACAATGTCTTGAATGATTGCCATTTGCGCATCGTTACGGTGTTGCTCTTGAATCGTTCGAAAGCTCTCAACGTCCGTAATCAGACGCAAAACCTTCCCCGTGTCTTTTTCCACGGATTGAAAAATCACAAAATGCGATTTTTGATTGGCTTCGTCGATTCGCTCCCGAACAATCTGTAACTGCTGATCATTGATGTTTAAGGCCACTATTTTCACCCCCGCACCCCTTATTCTAACAAAGAATGGTGCTAATTAACCGCAATTATATCGCAAATTTCACAAAGTAGGGGCACCCTTTTCGTTTCCTTAACAAATTGCCAGCGATTGATAGTCGTGACCACCGTTTAATAACAGATCCGCGGCCACCCGTGCCACTGTTTCACGTGAAACATTTCCCGCGGGAACCGGTTGGCCCTCGGCCAGAATTTTCGGCGCGGTCGCCGGTGCATCGGTCAACGTAACGGGACGTAAAATCGTATAGGGAAATTCGGCCTCGTCAACTTGTTTCGCTGCATAGCGTTGTTGGTTTAAGTACTCTTTGACATCGGTGATGCCCGGATAGGTCAACTCACCGGTCACCTCTTGATCGACACCCGCCGTACTGAGCATCACGAAGCGGGTCAACGGCAATTGTTGCCGGTACTGGGTATCAAACAACGCTTCAAAGGCCCAGTCAACATCCATTCCCGTTAGCGCCGAAAAAACGACTGGTTGATCCTGCAACGCAGGGCCATAGGTCACCGCCTTGTGCAGGTCACCCGTCAGCGCCGTCACCTTGCCGGTTAAGTCGGGGGGCAGCTGAGTAGTTACGCCGTGTAAGTAGCGCACCACAGTATTCGGTTGGGCTACCAACTGACGAGCTACCGCCAACCCAATCGAATTAACCCCGATAATTAAATAAGTTGTCATCCTGATCGCTCCTATCTTGGTTCCCAGTGTACCAGAAACCCCCAACCACGAAAACCGTCCGCCAGATTTCGCGATGTTAATCCCCTCGCCGCCCGAATTCGGGTATAATGGGGGCATGTTGAAGTATCCGCTTTCATTGATTAATTGGGAGGTCTTGTGATGACACACGATAACGTAACAATCGGTAAGACGGACGTTCAAACCACCCCACTGGGACTAGGTACGAACGCAGTGGGCGGCTACAACCTCTTCCCCGATTTACGGGACGAAGATGGCTTAGCGCTGGTCCAAGCCGGATTAAATCACGGCATTCGGCTACTGGATACGGCCTTCGTTTACGGCATGGGCCACTCCGAAGAATTAGTCGGGCAAGCCATTCACGATTTTGATCGCCACAGCTTTGCGCTAGCCACTAAGGGCGCACAGGACTTTTCGAGTGGGGAACAGGTCATCAATAATGACCCGCAATTTCTCACTCAACAGGTCGAAACCAGTCTCAAACGACTCAACACCGACTATTTAGATATCTACTATATTCACTTCCCCGACAACCGGACCCCGAAGGCCGGAGCCGTGGGGGCCTTACAACGCCTCCGTGAACAGGGGAAGATTCGGGCTATCGGGGTTTCGAACTTTAGCCTCGAACAGGTCAAGGAAGCCAACGCTGACGGTTACGTCGACGTGGTTGAAGACGAATACAGTCTCCTGCACCGCGACCACGAAGCGGATCTGCTGCCCTATCTGAAGGACCACCAGATTAGCTTCGTCCCTTACTTCCCCCTAGCTTCCGGTCTGCTCACCGGTAAATACGATCGGACCGTCAGCTTCCCGGCAAACGACATTCGTAGCCAGATCAGCGACTTCCAGGAACCTCGCTACTCGCAGGCCCTCGCAGCCGTCGATCAGCTCCGACCAATTGCCACCGCCCACCACGCCACGGTGGCCCAAATCGTCTTGGCCTGGTATCTGCAAAATCCGCTGGTTAGCGTCGTAATCCCCGGGGCCAAGCGCGCCTCACAAGTCGTGGCCAACGCACAAGCTTTAGACGTGACGTTGACCTCCGCTGAGTATCAGACCATCGATACCGCCTTTGCGGCCTTCCAGCACACCACCAGTGGTAAATCTTTAGCCGATCCCGATTAACCCAGCTTCTTACTGCCGGTGGTGCCCGCTTAACTTTAAGCCGTCCCTAGTTTCCGTTTCGGAAATCAGGGACGGCTTTTTATTATTTTCCGAACAATCGTTTTCATATAAAAATCGTAATTCGTAATTGTAATCATTTAATGGGTGTGATACACTACTTAAGTAAAGAGAGAACGAATAAACCCGAACTATTCCATTTAATGTTCGGGTTCTACTATTGATTTAAGGAGTGCACAGTATGCAACGAATTGCCGAGTATTTTCACTTTAAGGAAAACGGAACGAATTTTAAGACCGAAATGCTGGCGGGGTTAACCACCTTCGTCTCCATGGCCTACATTCTGTTCGTTAACCCCCAGGTCTTAGGGGCTTCCGGGATCAACCAGGGGGCCGTGTTTACCGCGACGGCCTTCGCCTCCGCCTTCGGGTGTTTCCTGATGGGCATTCTCGCCAACTACCCCATCGCCATCTCCGCGAGTCTGGGGATCAACGCCTTCTTCGCCTACTCCGTGGTCATCGGGATGAAGGTCCCGTGGGAAACGGCGCTGGCGGGGGTGTTCGTGGCCTCCATCTTATTCATGATCTTAACGGCCTTCAAGCTACGGGAAATGGTGGTTGACGCCATCCCCCGTGACCTGAAGATGGCCATTAGTGCCGGGATTGGGCTGTTTATCGCCTTTATCGGTCTCAGCGAAGGTGGTATCGTCCAAGCCGACAAGTCGACCTTCCTCACGTTAGGCTCCCTGCACGTCGGCAGTACCTGGTTGACCATCTTCGGGTTGCTGGTGACATTGATTCTGATGAGTGCCCGGATTCCCGGCGCCATCTTTATCGGGATGATTGCCAACTCAATCTTAGGCCTGGTCACCGGTTTGATTCCAATGCCCAAGCAAATTATTTCCGGAGTACCCAGCATCAGCTCAACGTTCATGGTAGGGCTGACCCACGCCGGCAGCATTAACTCCCTCCAACTGATGGTGGTGGTCCTGACCTTCTTA
Above is a window of Levilactobacillus zymae DNA encoding:
- a CDS encoding aldo/keto reductase — translated: MTHDNVTIGKTDVQTTPLGLGTNAVGGYNLFPDLRDEDGLALVQAGLNHGIRLLDTAFVYGMGHSEELVGQAIHDFDRHSFALATKGAQDFSSGEQVINNDPQFLTQQVETSLKRLNTDYLDIYYIHFPDNRTPKAGAVGALQRLREQGKIRAIGVSNFSLEQVKEANADGYVDVVEDEYSLLHRDHEADLLPYLKDHQISFVPYFPLASGLLTGKYDRTVSFPANDIRSQISDFQEPRYSQALAAVDQLRPIATAHHATVAQIVLAWYLQNPLVSVVIPGAKRASQVVANAQALDVTLTSAEYQTIDTAFAAFQHTTSGKSLADPD
- a CDS encoding NCS2 family permease: MQRIAEYFHFKENGTNFKTEMLAGLTTFVSMAYILFVNPQVLGASGINQGAVFTATAFASAFGCFLMGILANYPIAISASLGINAFFAYSVVIGMKVPWETALAGVFVASILFMILTAFKLREMVVDAIPRDLKMAISAGIGLFIAFIGLSEGGIVQADKSTFLTLGSLHVGSTWLTIFGLLVTLILMSARIPGAIFIGMIANSILGLVTGLIPMPKQIISGVPSISSTFMVGLTHAGSINSLQLMVVVLTFLLVTFFDTTGTLVGLAEQAGLVKNNKLPRIGKALMADSSTMVVGSLLGTSPMGAFVEASAGIAVGGRTGFTAITTGILFIFGAFFSPLLAVVTSQVTAPALIIVGVLMAQSLKNIHWEKFEVAAPAFLIVLGMPLTYSISDGIALGFITYPLTMIAAKRGKEVGAMMYGLAVVFVLFLWILNAK
- a CDS encoding NAD(P)-binding oxidoreductase; this translates as MTTYLIIGVNSIGLAVARQLVAQPNTVVRYLHGVTTQLPPDLTGKVTALTGDLHKAVTYGPALQDQPVVFSALTGMDVDWAFEALFDTQYRQQLPLTRFVMLSTAGVDQEVTGELTYPGITDVKEYLNQQRYAAKQVDEAEFPYTILRPVTLTDAPATAPKILAEGQPVPAGNVSRETVARVAADLLLNGGHDYQSLAIC